The following are encoded together in the Kingella negevensis genome:
- a CDS encoding cold-shock protein: protein MATGTVKWFNDAKGFGFITPDEGGEDLFAHFSAINMEGFKTLKEGQKVSFDVTTGPKGKQAANIQAA from the coding sequence ATGGCAACTGGTACTGTTAAATGGTTTAACGACGCTAAAGGTTTTGGTTTTATCACTCCTGATGAAGGTGGCGAAGATTTGTTCGCTCACTTCTCTGCGATTAACATGGAAGGTTTCAAAACATTGAAAGAAGGTCAAAAAGTTTCTTTTGATGTAACAACTGGTCCTAAAGGTAAACAAGCTGCTAACATCCAAGCAGCTTAA